CGGATCGTGCCAATGCTCCGCCGGGTCGACGACGACATAGACGTCCGGTGCTGCGTCGCGCAGCCAGTGGGCAATGGGCTTCGAGGTGGGTGCGGCACCGAAGCGCAGCACCGCATCGGGTCGGTGGGCGGCAGCGAAGTCCGGGTCGGCCATCAGCGCGTGGGCCCGGCCGATGCCGGCGCCGCCGAGCTGCGCGGTGGCCTCGCCGAGCAGCGGCCACCCCAACCGGTCCGCGAGCGCGACCAGCGCGTCGCGTTCGCGCGGCGTCGCATCGAGCGGTCCCACCACGACGACACCCCGCTCCGCGGTACGAAGTTGCTCGACCAGGCCTGCGAAGGCGGCCTCGTTCGGTAGCGGGGCCGCTGCTTCGACGCGCGCGTAGGCGCTCCGGTCGCGGCCGCTTTCGGCCACCGTCGAACGCGGGGATGCCCTGTCGGCTGGCACCGGTCGCGGGTCGAGCGGATCCCGGAACGGCAGGTTCAGATGCACCGGGCCGGGTACGGTCCCCGACGCGACTTCAGCGGCCCGACAGGCCAGCGCGCGTGCGTAGCGGAGCCCGGCCTCGTCGGCCTCGGGGAGGGGCGCCTCGGCGAACCAACGCACATGGCTCCCGTACAGGCGCGGCTGGTCGATGGTCTGGCCGGCGCCCCAGTCGCGCAGCTCGGGCGGTCGGTCGGCCGTGAGCACGAGCAGCGGAACCCGCGCATAGTGCGCTTCCACGACGGCGGGCGCGAAGTTCGCGGCGGCCGTGCCCGAAGTGCAGAGCACGATGGCGGGCGCGCGCGAGGCCTTCGCGACGCCCAATGCGAAGAACGCCGCCGAGCGCTCGTCGAGGTGAACGCTGTGGGGAAGTGCCGCCTGGGCGGCCGCGATGGCGAGCGGGGCAGAGCGGGAGCCCGGACACACGCAGACATGCGTCACTACAGCGCGTTCCCATTCCTCGAACAGGGCGTGGGCCACGGCCAGGTTGCGGTTCGGTGCATCCGCCACCGGGCTCGCGACCGGCGGCGGTGTGTCCGACGGCGGAGCCACTAGAGATCCAGCAGCAGTGGCAGGACGACGTTCCACTTGAGACGGGTCTCGCGCAGCTCGGCGTCCGGATCCGAGCCCGCCACGATACCGCCGCCGGCGAAGAGTCGCGCGCGTCGGTCCTGGACCAACGCGCAGCGAAGCGCGGCGGATAGCTCGCCTTCGCCGTCCGGGGTGGTGAAGCCGACGAGCCCCGCGTACCAGCCGCGCTCGAGCGCTTCGTGCTCACCCAGCCAGGCGCGCGACGCGAGCCGCGGCGCGCCCGAGACGGCCGCGGTCGGATGCGAGCGTCGCGCGACGTCGAAGAGGGAAGCATCGCTCTCGAAGTGGCCGCGCAGCGGCGTGTGCAGGTGGCGCACCCCGCCGAGCTCGAGCACGCCCGGCGAATCCGGGGCGTCGACTTCGGCGCCCGCGTCTTCGAGGGCGTCGCGCAACTCACGGACCGCCACCGCGTGCTCGGCCTGTTCCTTCTTGCTCTCGACGAGTGCGCGGCGAAGGCGGCCGTCCTCCTCCGGGTCGCGGCCGCGCGCGGCCGACCCGGCCAGCGCCATCGCGCGGATCTCGCTGCCTTCGCGTCGCAGGAGGCGCTCCGGGGTGGCCCCGACGAAATCCGAATCGCCGAGCCCGACCCAGAACGTCGCACTCGCCGGGTGACCGTGGCGCAGCTCGTGAGTGAGCTTCCAGACGTCGATCGGAGCCTCGCGCTCGACGTCCAGCGCGCGGGCCACCACGGCCTTCTCGAGTTCGCCACGCGAGATCGCGGCCAGTGCCGCTTCGACCAGTGCGCGATGCTCGGCTGCAGCCCGGGCCGTTTCCAGATGCAGCGCTTCGGCAGCGCGCGAGGGGCAGGCGGTCGGTGTCGGGGCGGAGGCCACCGCCCACGCGGCTTCGACGCGCTCGACGGTCGTTGCCGGGTCATCGCCTGGATCGACGGCGACCGTGGCGGTGCAGTGTCCGAGCTCGCCCGTGCGTGTCCACAGGGTCTCGGGGATCCACCAGCACGCCGGCGGGAAGGCGTCCCACAGGCCGTGGCTCGGCGCATCGTCGAAGGCGAAGCCCCCGACCCACAGGGGGCTACCGGACGAACCACCGCCGGTGTCCGTTCCCCACCAGAGTCGCGCCGAGACATCCGCCATCCGCTCTTGCGCGGTTTCGAAGCGACGGGTCCCCTGGGC
This genomic interval from Myxococcota bacterium contains the following:
- the menD gene encoding 2-succinyl-5-enolpyruvyl-6-hydroxy-3-cyclohexene-1-carboxylic-acid synthase, yielding MAPPSDTPPPVASPVADAPNRNLAVAHALFEEWERAVVTHVCVCPGSRSAPLAIAAAQAALPHSVHLDERSAAFFALGVAKASRAPAIVLCTSGTAAANFAPAVVEAHYARVPLLVLTADRPPELRDWGAGQTIDQPRLYGSHVRWFAEAPLPEADEAGLRYARALACRAAEVASGTVPGPVHLNLPFRDPLDPRPVPADRASPRSTVAESGRDRSAYARVEAAAPLPNEAAFAGLVEQLRTAERGVVVVGPLDATPRERDALVALADRLGWPLLGEATAQLGGAGIGRAHALMADPDFAAAHRPDAVLRFGAAPTSKPIAHWLRDAAPDVYVVVDPAEHWHDPDHRASEWWQTEIAAFADTLASQLPKPEQGTWQAAFARADAAADRVLEATLAAEEELLEARVAHELIGSLGPEDALYVSSSMPVRDLDQFWPSGHAGPRVLCNRGANGIDGLISSAAGATHARGGRTVLYVGDLACLHDLSGLLTAQRLGLPLTLVVVDNDGGGIFSMLPVAAFGDAASFEEVFHTPHGHDLVRLSEAAGVPSERITSWLHLRSALKQAAAAEGPRCLVVPTRAAASVEQRRTLQAAMHEAAREASLD
- a CDS encoding chorismate-binding protein, coding for MRRRAETTLADAAAEACATAGREARRQWLAWTRTDTSEGDLFERLIGSPKARFGYAIPAAERAWAGRGQAASVMAQGTRRFETAQERMADVSARLWWGTDTGGGSSGSPLWVGGFAFDDAPSHGLWDAFPPACWWIPETLWTRTGELGHCTATVAVDPGDDPATTVERVEAAWAVASAPTPTACPSRAAEALHLETARAAAEHRALVEAALAAISRGELEKAVVARALDVEREAPIDVWKLTHELRHGHPASATFWVGLGDSDFVGATPERLLRREGSEIRAMALAGSAARGRDPEEDGRLRRALVESKKEQAEHAVAVRELRDALEDAGAEVDAPDSPGVLELGGVRHLHTPLRGHFESDASLFDVARRSHPTAAVSGAPRLASRAWLGEHEALERGWYAGLVGFTTPDGEGELSAALRCALVQDRRARLFAGGGIVAGSDPDAELRETRLKWNVVLPLLLDL